The DNA segment TAAAGCTATCATTCATGTTTGGTTTCAGGCTCTATCACCCATCTCGGTTGCTTCTTTACTTACTAGCTCGGTTCATGTGGCAATCCGCTCATGTTTTTGAGTTCGCTTGGTACTTCGTTTCCCTGATGAAGTAGAAGTTGCTGTTGGATGGGTGCCCATAACGTGTCTTATTATATTCATCCACACATGTTGGAAGCCATGATGAGGTCCAGCTGAAATATATTTCAGAAACGATGGGCTGATTCTGTAAATTTTCTGAAATGTGGCGATGGGCGTACTAGGAGCAGGAATATCTTAAATCGAACTTGTTGGGGCTGCTGCTGCATTTGGACGATTCCAAGTTCGGGCAGTGTGCGAGTTACATTGTGCGGAAACCTTGGACAATCGTGGAGTAACATCGCCTGGTGAGATATCGTGGTTGGTTGCCTTGGGGATTACTTTTCTTGGACAATCGTGGCGCCCGGAAACCGGTGTGTTCTACCGGAGATGACGTTGTCGAGGGAGACGACACGATGGTAATGCGCTTCATCGGATTGTGATTCACTTGATCTACGGCACTTGGAAGAGCAGTAGAAAGAGTCCGGCTCGGTCCAGGGAAGAAGATAAGATGAGAATAAAAGGTCACCGTTTACTCTATCACGGGTGATACGCATCTTACAAACTCGGATAAGTTCCAAGTACCCAAAATTAGTGAGGTTGCAGAAACAATATTTACTGGGCTTGGTCTTTCCATGCAACTTCTGGGGATCACCCAGCGGTTTGCAGAGACGATGAGCTTGGAACCTCCGTAATCTCTTTTTCTGATGGTGGGATGCTCAAAGGCCATCGAACAGATTGCTCGTCGGTCGCCACAGCCCAACCACCCTTAAGGAACCGGGTCAGTGATCCGGCCCAGTTATTCAGTGGTCTTCTGTTGTAAGCCTGGGCGGCCGACGACGAACCGACGCTATCAAACTCAAGAGGCCAGAGCTGTTCTTCTTACCCCCGGACGCCAccactctctcctcctcctcttcctcctcctcctctgcctgcAATGAACGCCTCTGTCTATTCCGCCTCCTTCGCCGTTCTCAAAAGCGCCCTCGCCCTCGCCTTCCCCTCCCCTCCTCTCCGCCTCCGTCACGCCCCCTCCTCCCTTCCTGTTCGCTCCTTGCAGACGTGTTCTTCGCCCACTCTTCTCGGACCGCCTAGAAGCTCCACCCTGGCGACCGCGCAGCCGCTTCAGCAGCAGGAAGCATCGGACGAGGAGGAGTTGACGGAAACTGTGCGGCCTTCCGTGGAGCCTTTCCGTGATGTGGCCGCGGAGAGGGAGATGAGGTCCTTCCGCTCCCCTGAACTCGAGGTGAAGGAGCTGGAGGAGCTCCCCGAGCAGTGGAGGCGGTCCAAGATCGCATGGCTCTGCAAGGAACTGCCTTCCTACAAGCACTCTACTTTCGTCAGAATACTCAACGCCCAGCGCAAGTGGATCACACAGGACGATGCCACGTACGTTACCGTCCACTGCATGAGAATCCGGGAGAACGAAGCCAGCTTCCGGGTTAGTGGTAGCATCGATCTTCACCTTGCTCACGACGTGTTCGTTTGTATGCCTAAAGCAAATAAATCGCTTGCTTGGACTCTCTGTACTCTTTATTGTCCTCAAGAATCGATTCTGTAGATGGTCCTTCTTCCGTCTGAAACTGTTGATGGCTGCGTCCAGGTGTACAAATGGATGTCCCAGCAGCACTGGTTCCACTTCGATTTCTCTCTCGCGACAAAGCTGGCTGATTATTTGGGGAAGGACCGGAAATTCGCAAAATGCCGGGAGATCTTTGACGCTATAATTAATCAAGGTCGTGTGCCCAGCGAGTCCACTTTTCACATCTTGACGATAGCTTATCTGAGTGCTCCCGTCGAAGGCTGTCTTGACgaggcatgcagtgtttacaataAGATGATTCAGCTGGGTGGTTACAGGCCCCGCCTTAGCTTGCATAATTCTCTCTTCCGAGCCCTTGTGAGCCGGCCCGATGGCCGGGGAAAGTACTATCTCAAACAGGCTGAGTTCATCTTCCACAATATAGTGACTTCTGAATTCGAGGTGCATCAGGATGTCTATGCGGGATTGATCTGGCTCCATAGCTATCAAGACATTATCGACTGGGAAAGAATTGCAGATCTAAGGCAGGAGATGAAGAATGCCGGATTCGAGGAGAGCACTGATGTGCTCATTTCCATCATGAGAGCTTGTTCCAAGGCAGGCAATGTAGAGGAAACTGAAAAGACATGGCTCATGCTTCTTGAGAGTGATTGTAGAATCCCTCCTAAAGCCTTTGTTTATCGCATGGAGGTTTATGCAAAGGTCGGGGAACCGATGAAATCGTTGGAGATATTTGAAGGGATGAAGAGGCAAAATGAACCTGTCAGTTCTGCTGCATATCTTAAGATCATTGAGGTCATGTCAAAAGCCGAGGAGACTGAAATAACAGAAACAATTTTTGATGAGTACATTGGAAGCGGAATGAAACCTGTTATGCCTGCTTTCCTCAGTTTGATGTCTATGTACTTTAATTTGCACTTGCACGACAAGTTGGAAATAGCCTTCTCACGGTGTGCCACTGGATGCTGTCCCAATCGGAGCATCTATAACCTTTACCTGGAATCCTTGGTAAGGGTTGGTTACCTTGAGAAGGCAGAGGACATATTTAATGAAATGCACACAAATGGGATGATCGGTACTAATGCTCGGTCATGTAATGCCATTTTAGACAGCTATCTTGCTTCAGGAGAGTGTGCTAAAGCTGAAAAGGTCTACGACATAATGCGCCAGAAGAAATATGAAATAGAACCCCGCTCTGTGGAAAGGCTCCAAGAAGTTCTAAGCTTGAACAGGAAGATAGTTAAGAGAAAAGTAAGCATGAAGCTTGATGAAGAACAGCGTGAGATTTTAGTTGGCTTGCTGCTAGGAGGTGTGAGAATGGAATCAGATGAGGAGCGGAGGAACCACATAATCCTTTTTGAATTCAGTGAGAACTCCAACATTCACTCGGTTCTGAGAGTGCACATTCATGAACGGTTTTATGAGTGGTTAACATTATCAAGTAGGTCTAACGATGATGATAATGAGATGCCGTACCGATTTTCCACCATTGCACATTCCTATTTTGGTTTCTTTGCCGATCAGTTCTGGTTGAAAGGACGACTGATGATTCCAAAGCTTGTTCATAGATGGCTGTCAGCACGTGTTCTGGCATATTGGTACATGTATGGAGGCTTGAGATCATCCTCAGGTGATATATTGCTCAGGCTGAAAGGTGGCTGCCGTGAAGACACTGAAAGGATCATCAGGGCATTTCAGGCAAAGTCCTTGGGATGCAGAGTCAAGAGGAAAGGAAGAGTGTTTTGGATGGGTTTTCAAGGAACCAATGCTGATATGTTCTGGGAGCTTGTAGAACCATATATTTTGGAGAGTGTTAAAAGCCTTCTGGTACCAGATGGTTGTCTCTCGGTAAACGGTAAGGAAGAAAGTCAACCTGATGACTTTGATAACAAATCCGAGACCGATGAGCGGAGTCCCCATTGAGAAATCAATGAGATATCCAGAGATCAAATATGAAAGACTGGTAGAAATAAATGCCCAACACACTAAATGTAGATTTTGTAAAATATCCTTTCACTCTATTTAGGTTTGCAGCAAGGCCCATTACTCTATTTGAATACGAAAAGATGATAAAGctgaataggaaaaggcaaaagCAAACCAGTTTAAGTTGATGTAAGAGTCCTCTTTGCCCGTTTGTGTGGATTCATTTACTCTTTCAAATGAAATTCTCTTTTCCCAAAATGATGTTTGCTTGTTGCCTTTAGCCGATCGTTTTTGCCGCAAAAGTTTCATACTGAATGTTTCCTGCTTTTACTACCATTTGCTGGCTGGCTGGTTTGTACCGCAAAGCTCGTTTTATCTTTTATTCTCTTTGGTTGGCATATCATTTTGGTGAGATTGATAGCTTACGATCATACATGCACTGATCATAAACCGTAAATATTCCAATATATGCATACAtgtcttttgaaaaaaaattcactTGTATGTTGGttcaatacatacatacatatatgaaaaaaaattcaaactGTAAAGTGGATGAGATGGttggaaataaaaattaataaagaaAAAACCTTGAATTGAGGCCGACAAAGAATTTGACTGGAGttgaaaatacatatatatacatttttttcCTTATTCCTTCATCCATTATACATAGCAACTGTGGTCGGCTGATTGTTTTTCTCACTCTCTTCATCCGTTATAACCCCAAGTGCCTTTTTCTTCTTGTGAGTCTGTTTGTTTACGGTGCGAGCGTGTGGCATATTCGTGGGCGACGGCGACGGAGGACAACAATTCCGATGAGAAGTTTTAGGGGGTGAATATCGATCGCTCCGCTGCATTCGCCCATTCGCTGacaacaaataaaagaaaatagtCTTTTATTTCGCAAATGTCTTTGTGTCCCCTTAAATGAGATAAATGTTTGTTAGAGTTTCACGAGCTTCATCCTGCAACAtttaaagtttttaaattttgcccattgattcttttttttttttatgacgttTTTAGAAAATGAAGCAGATAAGTTATCTTCGGAAGAATTAATCACTAGTGATTGTTGTATTTTTGAAGTGTTTTTTAAAGAGACTTTAGAAGTATGTAGAGCTTCTCTACTTGATTACTAGGAGAAATAGAGTATTTGATTTCATTCGTTCTCTCAATGGTTGAAGAGAGGAAGATTACTCGTCTTCGTTCACCTGCCTGAGATACACTCCTTATATCAAGTTGGCTACTTTATTTCACCCCCTCTCTACCtcacatttctataaaaaaaagtgTTATCTTTTGAGCAAATCTTTTAAAGATTTGGTTGTCCTTCTTATCGTTATACCCCTCCCAAGTCAACTACTATCACATCAATCCAAAGTTCATTATTTTTCACTAACTCAATAAGGAGCCTTCCAAAAAATGATCTTATGAAGCTATCTAATAATCGCCCTTCAACCATGAAGTTTGTCATTGCATTTTTTATTGCCTTGGCCCCCCATTCTTAACCAAAGTCCTACTCATGT comes from the Musa acuminata AAA Group cultivar baxijiao chromosome BXJ2-8, Cavendish_Baxijiao_AAA, whole genome shotgun sequence genome and includes:
- the LOC103974514 gene encoding pentatricopeptide repeat-containing protein OTP51, chloroplastic, which codes for MNASVYSASFAVLKSALALAFPSPPLRLRHAPSSLPVRSLQTCSSPTLLGPPRSSTLATAQPLQQQEASDEEELTETVRPSVEPFRDVAAEREMRSFRSPELEVKELEELPEQWRRSKIAWLCKELPSYKHSTFVRILNAQRKWITQDDATYVTVHCMRIRENEASFRVYKWMSQQHWFHFDFSLATKLADYLGKDRKFAKCREIFDAIINQGRVPSESTFHILTIAYLSAPVEGCLDEACSVYNKMIQLGGYRPRLSLHNSLFRALVSRPDGRGKYYLKQAEFIFHNIVTSEFEVHQDVYAGLIWLHSYQDIIDWERIADLRQEMKNAGFEESTDVLISIMRACSKAGNVEETEKTWLMLLESDCRIPPKAFVYRMEVYAKVGEPMKSLEIFEGMKRQNEPVSSAAYLKIIEVMSKAEETEITETIFDEYIGSGMKPVMPAFLSLMSMYFNLHLHDKLEIAFSRCATGCCPNRSIYNLYLESLVRVGYLEKAEDIFNEMHTNGMIGTNARSCNAILDSYLASGECAKAEKVYDIMRQKKYEIEPRSVERLQEVLSLNRKIVKRKVSMKLDEEQREILVGLLLGGVRMESDEERRNHIILFEFSENSNIHSVLRVHIHERFYEWLTLSSRSNDDDNEMPYRFSTIAHSYFGFFADQFWLKGRLMIPKLVHRWLSARVLAYWYMYGGLRSSSGDILLRLKGGCREDTERIIRAFQAKSLGCRVKRKGRVFWMGFQGTNADMFWELVEPYILESVKSLLVPDGCLSVNGKEESQPDDFDNKSETDERSPH